A stretch of DNA from Nitrospira sp. KM1:
AAAAACTCCGGGTCCTGGTTTTGGCTGAAGACGAAGCGGCCGGAGAGTTGTGGGATTGACGGCATGACACCATTCGCGTCCAGCGTGGTCCGGTAGTGTCCGTCTGAGCCAGCGAAGGCCTCAGTGACAACAAAGTTGTCCTTCACCGGCGCCTTCAGGAGCCGATTCACAAAGCCGCCAGCAGTAACCAGGCCGCTGGTGAAGGAGGATGCGCCCTTAATCACCTCAATGCGCTCGTAGAGCGTCGGATCGGCGACATAGTTGTTGTACGCCGATAAGCCATTGTCTCTCGAATAACCTGGAGTGTCTGCGTTGTTTGGTTGGAACCCTCGGATGATGACTTGGTCACTTCCGTTGCCAGGAAACTGAGGCGCTTTCGTGATACCAGCGACTCCCTCTAAGGCCTCCGTTTGAGTGACGGCGCGGCGCTCGCGGATGCTGTCTCTTGTGACCACGCTCACAGACTGTGGCAGTTCTTGAATCGGCGCGGGAAAGCGCAGGACGGCTTCCGACGACACATCGGCCTTGTAACCGTCGGGAGAATCAACCACCGGCCGCTCCGCGACTTCTTTCACGACCACCTCGGGGACCTTCACGGGCTTCGCTGGTGTGCCATTGACCGGGGCATCGGAGGTTCCCCCTTCGCTGTGCGCATTCGCAGCTCCAGCAGCAGCGACGCCCATCCCTATTCCGGTTCCTACCGCGGCAGCACCGGCGCCATTGCGTTTCTCCAGCGTGACGGTGTTGTTTCCGGTTACTCGATAATCCAAACCGGTATCGATCAGGAGCAGTCGTAGGGCGTCCTCCGATGTGCGGCGGCCGGAGACGCCTCCGGTGCGCACGTTCTCGACATCCTCGGCTGTATAGGCGAATTGAATTCCTGTCTGCTCGCCGAATCGAATCAAGGCAGATGCGAGCGCTTGCGGGAGAATGTCAAAGTCGAACTCCCTTTGCTTGTCATCGCCGAGCTGCGCGACGAGGCGAGGCCTGGCAAGCGTGTGGGGCCAATCTATCGGAAGCGGCGCTGACTGCCAGCCGTCGGGGAGAGGGTTGTCATTCGGTTGATCCCGGTATCCGCTCGGAAGCCCCCATTTCTTTTTCTTTGTCCCTTCTTCGTTGCTCGGTTCTTTGCTCCTTGCCGGTTCAGGCGCGTAAACGCTGAAGTGAACCATGGCGGTTGTGGCCATGATCCAGGCAAGTCCGGGATGCATTGACTTGAGGGAGTGCCTCTTACGCCGAATCCGCATATCATTCTCCTCATGCCGTGGAGACGCAGTGATCGGCGCTTGAAGCGCTCATGAACAGTCACCTGCGCGATGTGAGCACAAGCTTCGTATCCTACTTGTCATCCTGTATGACGAGTCACATTGCGGTTCCCTTGGCCGTCGCAAATATTTTTCTGATTACGAGGGGAGCAGCTAAACAGACTTAGACCGCCCTATCATGAAGGTTCGTGACGAAACCTGGAGAGGCCTTCTGGGTAGTGCGGGCTAGAGTATGAAGATCAAATAGTCCGTCACGCGCACGACTCTTAAGCCCTGGGTTTTGGCGAGCGCAGCAATCGCGTCGTCGATCCCTTGCAGGGTGAACCGGCCGCTCACGGATTTCGTGCGTGAAAGATCGGCAAGCACGACGATGCGGCCGGGACGATACCGGTCAAGCTCGGCCATCGCCGCGGCAAGAGGTTGCTTATCGATTACGATACCGCCTCGGGTCCAGGCGATCGCTGAGTGGCTGTCGATTGCCGTTGCCGGCTGGGGCGCCTCTCCAGGACTATACAATGTTTGCTGATCTTTGCGGACGGCCGTCGAGGGCGGGCCTGACCGTGCGGTGTGCGTCGTGACGTTCACGACGCCTTCCGTTACCGTGACCACAGCCTGCTGCTTCTGCGCATGCACGGCGAAGGCTGTACCCACGGCCTCCGTCACTCCTCCCTGTGCCGCCACTCGGAACGGCGCCTGCGTATTCGGAACGACCTGAAAGAACGCTTCGCCTTTTAGGAGTTCGATGCGCCGCTCATTATCGGTGTACGACACGGCGATGGCGGTATCGGTGTTCAGATGGGCGGTTCCTCCATCGGGCAATGTCACTATCTGCTGCTGACCGGCGGATGTTCGGTGATCGGATAACAGCAACAGCCGAATGTCCTGATAGAAAACGATCCCGGCGAAGCCTGCCGCGACCATTCCGCCGATGACAATATTCCACCGATGACGCCGGCGCTTCCCGCTTGTCGTCTGATGTTCGTGGTGCGCGTTCCCGGGCACGGTAGCCTTCAGCGGTTCGAGTTGCTGCCAGAAGACGCGTTCTCGGTCGAAGGCATGTTGATGAGTGGAACTCTCAGCAAGCCATTGCTTGAACTGGGTCAACTCTGATTCGGTGATGTTGCCGGAGGCGAGCCGGACGATCCAATGACGTGCGGCGTCCGGCACCCGCTGATCGCTTGCCTCGGGACTGGTTGATTGGGAATCCATCGACTCATCCATAAAACATCACCAACGGACGAACAGCCCTGCTTGATGAGAAGACGAGTGAGAACGGGGAACCCTTGGCGGAAAACTCAGGAAAAGCGGCAAGCGGGACTATGGGGCGGGGGCTGAGAAGGAGGTCAGGAAGGGTCCAGATGTTGCGCAATCAGCGGTCGCGTCCGGCTGACAGATGATCGAGCACTTTCCGGATGTGAGCCTCGACTGTGGAAATGGAAACGCCCAACTCTTTGGCAATCTCTTGTTGCGTCTTGTGGCCAAAACGATTGAGCTGAAAGATATTCCGGCTCATCGAAGGCAATTCGTTGAGCGCCTGCTCAAGCCGGGCCAGCTCCTGCCTGGCGATGATCACGCGTTCCGCGTGGCGGTGCTCTGCTCCGCCCCACAGGATGTCGTTGGCTTCTGCCAAGATTTCGGCACGGTTCCGTTCGATCCGTTGATAATCGGTCGCCAGATTGGCCGCCATGCGGAAGAGATAGGCCTTTTGATTTTGGATATGGCACGTGTCCTGCTGAGCGGAGATTTTGAGAAATAGCTCTTGAGTCAGATCACGCGCGGTGAAGACGCACTTGATCCGTCGAACCAAAAACCGAAACAGGTCCTGTTCATGCTGGAAAAAGAGGTCCGAGAGTTGCGTATGCGACATTACCTGTTCCTCTTGCGAGGAATAATCGTGAGTCTAATCGAGGAAATCGGATCTTGCATGACCAGGGTGGCCTTATAGCACTCATGCAAAATAGGCGTCAATGTCTGGCCGCCGGAAACGGAAGAAAGAAGGAGCTGGGGTTATCTAAACGCGGTGTCGAGGGCGGGCAGATACTCGCGATAGGTTTTCCAGCGTCCGACGGATTTTGTATAGATGGGCTGGCGCACCTGCCAGCGGCTGGGGGTCTGGACGGCACGTTCGGCCTGGTGAAAATCCAGACACCGTTCGTCCCAGGGCACTTTGAGGAAGGCCATCAAACGCTTCGCTTGCCCTTCGAGATCGGCCACAATGTCTTCGTATTGGACATCCAGAATCTGCAGCGGCAGCGCCGTGCGCCAATGGGTCATCAGACGCCGGTATTGGGCCATGAAATAGGCGAGGTCTTCGAAGTCGGTGGCATACTGCTGGTCGGGGTTGAAATTCTCCATCCAGATCGAGAGCGCATTGTCCCGTACATCCCGCCGGCAATGGATGACGCGGGCGTTGGGGAACAGCAGTCCGGCAAAGGCCAGGTGAAAAAAGTTCAGCGGCTGCTTGTCGCTAATCCGATGCTGGTCGTGATCGGCTCCATGTCTGAGCGCCTGCAGATATTCGTTGGCGATCCGGCGGCCGGTCATTTCGTCGGTCAATTGCCAGGCTGCCTGCCAGGGCGCCATCTCATGTTCGGCCACGACTTTACGGGCCAATCGGGCCAAGTCGGGGAGTTCTCCCGCGCCGTGCATCAATGGATGGGCGGAAAGTATCTGCTCGGTCAGCGTAGTGCCGGAACGCGGCAGGCCGACGATGAACACCGGCTGGTCCGTCCCCAAGCCCATATGCTGGCGTTCTGCGAAAAACTCGGCAGGGTAGGCTGTGGCCATGGCATCCACCCGGACACGTAAGGCATCCCGGTCGAGCGAGCCGGCCACCTTACGCCTCGCAGTATTCGCTTTGAGGCCTGCGCAGGCGGCTTCGCGCCACTGTCCGCGTCGATCGTAAAATTTGACAAGGCCGTAGCCGATCAAGGCTTTGCCTTCCTCGGCATTCTCCGGTCGATCGAGTGCCGCCTCCATCTGCGGAATCCAGTCCAGACCTTCGTCATCTTTCACCATCGCTAAGTACTGACTGAGTGCAAACGTGTGGCCTGGTTGCCGGCGCAAGACATGACGGTAGCAACTCAGCGCGGTCTCCCTCTGTCCCAAATCTTCCAGCGTGCGGCCCAGATCGATCCAGCCTTGGACGTTGTCCGGGTCGATGGACAGGGAACGACGATGCAGCGCTGCGGCGCGTTCAACCTCACCTCGCAGGGAAAGTTCTTGTGCCAGCCGGCTGTGCGCTCGTGCGAGAGCAGGATCAGCGGCAATTGCCCGCTCGAAACAGCCAATAGCATCCTCGAGCTGCTCGGCATCGACGAGCAGATTGCCGAGCGTGAGGTACGTCTCGGCGCGCGCCGGGTCGATGAGAAGAGCCTGTTTGAGCGCGTCGAATGCCTGTTGCTGTTCGCCTGATTGTTTGAATGCGAGGCCGAGGTTGTGCCAGCCGTCGGCGTAACAGGGATCGAGCTCGACGGCTCTTTGAAAGCAGGCGATGCCTTCGGATAGGCGCCGGGATAGCACGTGCACGCGACCGAGATCCGACCAGGTGCGGGGATCTTGGGGTGCCAATTCCGTCGCGCGGGTTGCTAAGGCGACAGCTTGCTCATGTTCTCCGAAGACAGAATGGAGCTGGCTGAGGTAGCGATGGGCGTCGGGATCATCCGGTGTCGAACGCAAGCGCTCTTCGCACAGTCGTTTCGCGGCGGTCGGATCACCGGCTTTCAGAGAAGCGTTGAGGAACTCCATCAGCATAGGTGAGACTCATTCCGCATTATGAAATCTGAAATCGTCGACTGCCGGTCTGTTCATGTGCATCGTGTTTCGATGGACTGCAGTCAATCTGATTTTCCATGCCGTTTGAGTAACGGATTAAAAGTATACCCGCACCGATCCAATCACGCTGATTGGGGCGCCAAAGCTGTTATAGGAGTTAGGATTGCCCGGAGACTCAATGTAGGTCGCATTGAGCAGATTGCGAATATTAAGGGAAACATCGTAACGCTTGTTACCGCGATAGAATAAGATGGCATCGACTCGATGGTAGCCGTCGGTTTTGATGCGGTTAGGCAGACTCACTTGATAGCCATCCTGATAATAGACCCCGCCGCCAAATCCAAATCCTTGTAAGGGACCGGACTGGAGTTGGTATGTGGCAAACACTCGACCCAAATATGTCGGAACGTTGAACGGCCGTTGCCCCACGAGACTCGGATCATTGTCTTCGGTGATTTTCGCGTTTAGAAAAGTCGCGGTCGCATTCAAGTTCAAGCCAACAATGGGTTGCCCATTAATGTCAAATTCAACTCCCTCGTGACGTTGTTCACCAATGGCCACAACGAAACGGACGTCTGTCGGGTCTACCGATGAAACATTTTTGCGGTTGGTGCGAAACAGCGCGGTCGTCACACGAAGTCGTTCATCGAGCATATTGAGTTTGGCACCCACTTCATAGTTGATGCCGGTCTCGGGCTCGAGCATCTGTCCACCGCGCGTGTTCCCGAACACTTGCGGCTCAAATGACTGCTGGATGCCGCCATAGACATTCATCCAGTGAGTGACTTTAAAGGTCGCGCCAAAGCGGCCTGTCCAGGCAGACGCACTCTGCTCAGTTTTGACAGAAGTCTGGTCGTCCGGAATAATGGAGGAATCCGCCGAGTCATGCCTTCCGGCAAAAACTAAGGTGAGCCGGTCGACCGGGCGGACAACCGCCTGCGCGAATGCACCGATCTGCTGCAACTTTACGCGGCGTCTGCCCGGTGCCAGCCCCTCCAGTACCGAGTCCGGGGGGGCGAATTGGTTGTTGGCCGGATTGAATACATTATCAATGACTGGTGTCCCGCCAACCGGCAAGTAGGTGTAGCCCATGAGAAACCGATTCGTCATGTTTCGATAATCGGTACCGACCAGCAGCTCATGTTTCTGCCCCCATACATCGAATTCCTTACTCAGAAACAGTTCGCCTGCGTAGGTATCGAATCGAACCTGTCGCAAGCCCGAGTTGAGATACGAATCTCCACTCGGAGGTATGCCGCCAATTGTGTAACTGTAAATATTCTTATCCGAGAGTTGCGAGTTGGAGTACTTGCCCTTGACGGATAGTTTGATGTCCTGGATGAAGTTGTGATTGTAGTGCACTTCTCCGTTATATCCGGTGTACTGCGTCCGTGCTCCATTTGCTGCCCCGCCGCCGAAGTTGCGCGTGCGCGGAACATTCAGCATGGTCCCATCGCTCGAAAGCGGCCACCCCGGATAACTTGAGCCGTCGAAGTGTTGGTAGGTGCCGACGAGGAGTAGTTTGCCTGCGCCCTTGAACAGATCGAATTCTACGGAAGGTGCCACGTTGTATTGGCGGACCGGAGTGTTGTCGATGAAGTTACCTTGATCTTCCACCGTGAATACCAACCGCCCGCGGATGTCTTCATGACCTGGCACCACGCCGTTGGCATCCACCATGCCTCGTAAGAAGCCATACGAGCCGGCCTGGAATTCTGTCGTACTAAAGTTGTTCTTCTGGGGTGTCTTCGTGATACGGTTGACGATCCCGCCGGGATTGGCCGCGCCACCCACAATAGACGCCGGGCCTTTGACAATTTCATACCGTTCCACAATGCCCCAATCCGGCGCGAAGAGGCCGTCTGTGGGAAGTCCGTTGGCCTTCATCCCGTTGAAACTCCCCTCAGTGCTCGAATTTACCGCAAAGCCTCTGATGGAGAACTCTTCTCCGCGTCCCAACCTTACATTGCCGCGGGATACACCGCTCACGGCTTCAAAAGCGTCCATTTGGGTACGGGCCATTGTATCGCGAATGACCTCCCGGGTGACCACGCCGACCGAGTTCGGCGTCTCGTCGATGGACATTGTGCTACGTGTGACGGTTGATTCGTAGTCCGCCTTATATCCAGAAGGTGGATCATCAAATGGTTTGGGGTATTCCCGCCTCTCTTTGACCACAACTTCGGAGACTTTAATCGGCTTCTGCGAGGGATCGCTTGGCGTATCGCCTTGGAGTGGCGCCGCTCGCTGAAGTGTGATGGTCTTTGGATTGGAAAACCGGTACGCGAGACCGGACGCGCCGAGCAGTACCCCCAGCGCTTCCTCCGGAGCATAGGACCCCTGCAAGCCTTGCGTTTCGATTCCGGCGACGAGTTCAGACGGATAGAGCAGCTGGATGCCGGATTGTCTGGAAAAATTGAGCAACGCAGTTTCCAGATCTCCTGCCGGGATATCGAAGGTCTGTTTTGGTCCGCCTTCCGCTACTTCATTCGCTGCAAGGCGAATGGGCCGGCGCTTTTCAGAAGGATCCGTGACGATGTTCTCTGGATTACGCGCCGATTGGTTCTTGGGCGTGCCCCAACCGTGTTTAGGAGATAGATCAGTGTCCGGTTCTCGCGGAGTCGGTTTCCAGTCGTCCGTTCGGATTTCTCCTCCCATGGCCGGATGGTAGGTTCCTAACGCCAGTGCCGAGAGACTGACGAGAAATCCCCACGCAAAACGATGGTGTGAAGATCCGGCAGCAGTTGTGGTCGCGACTCCAGCTGCGAGTGTGATGTTATCGTCAGTGATGTTTTCGGTGGCCGTAGTCTTCATGCGCTCTTGCGATCGAGAACCCATCCGTCATCTCCTTGTCATGACTTGAACGCTCTGCGACCAGTGTTCAAGTGTTGAGGTCTATGACAGGTAGGACGACAGGCTTGCGAAGGACCCTCACGTCCTGGAGAAAATTTTTTGATGTGAATTGTCGTGACCGGGAAAGGAGCGAATCGTTATCAAATGTAAGGCCTGCCGGTTACCTATGGTGGATGACAGGGAGGCAAGGGCAATTCTCAACGATCAGCGTGATGCCGTCGATGCCGCGACGCGTTCGACGATGACGAGGGAAGAATTGACCCAGGTCGTGCGGACAGGCAAAGCGTCCTGTAACGTTTGCATGAAATTCGAAAGATCCTGAATGTTGAAGACGCCGCTTACCGGAATATTTGCAAGACTTTGATCGAGCAACCGGATGTCTTCGGTCCGATAGCGGCTGACCTCGCGTAGGACTTCCTGCAAAGGCGTAGCCTGGAAAATGAGTTGTCCATCCTTCCAGGCGCCGGCGGTCAGCTGATTGAACCGGCCGATCGGTGACATGTGGCCGTCACGTCCGTAGGACACTCGTTCTCCGTGCCTCAGGACGGCAGGTTGACCGGTGGGTCTGCGATTCGACGTGTCCGAGAGACCGACTTCCACGATGCCTTCCATGACCGACACATCGACGTATTCCGCCGTCCGGTTGATGATGAATTCGGTGCCGATGTCCTGGACCACCCCATTGGCGACTTCGACTGTAAATGGCCGCTGCTCGTCATGGAACACGCTGAACCAGGCTTCTCCCCGCTCCAATTGGATGCGCCGCTTCGTGTTCGACAATTCGACCCGCATCGTTGTATCGGTGTTCAACGTGACGGAGGAGCCATCGGCCAGCGTCACCTGCCGTTGCTCTCCTTTGGCCGTGCGATACTCGGTGGATTGAGGAAGCATGAACGCCCACCAGAGGGTGGAAACGAGGAGCACCGCCATGGCGCAGGCGGCCGACAACCATGCCGGAGACCACCGTGGGCGCGGTACAACAGGCTCCTGTCTCGCGGAAAACCGGTTCCACACATGCTCCGCTTCATCGATCTCTTCATGCAACAGTGCTTTGGTTCCATCCAAGATAGCCCACATCTTCGATGCTTGTTCGAATTCCAGCCGATGAAGGGGATCCTTGGCCAGCCATGTTTCCAGCTCTTTGGAATCGGCCTCCGAGACAGAGCCGGCATGAAGCCGGACGATCCATTTGACGGCCTGATCGCGCGAATCGGCATGAGGATGAATTCGAGTTTGTTCCGTCATGATCGAATCGAATATCCGGATGAACTCTTCAGTTGCCGCATGCGGGCCGTCATCACTCCAGTGCTCGGCAGGTGACGTCGCCCTCCATAGATTAGGACGAATCAGACTGTCATGACCCTGACGTGGAAATCCCGGATAAGACAATCCTACGGGTTTGGCACTTCGTGAGGCAAGGCATGATGAATCAGATCGAATCCTTGAATCGTTCCCGGCAGAATGAGGTTGCTTTGATGATGTGTTTCTCGACCATGCTTATAGAAATGCCGAAATGAGCGGCAATCTCAGCATGGCTGCGGTCTTTGAACTTATGAAGAAGAAATACCTGACGGCACCGGGGAGGAAGTTCAAGGATGGCTTCATAGAGCTGTCGGACCTGTTCTCGCGTTTCGGCCCTTGTGTGCTGGTCCGCTTCTACGACGAGCGCGTCCTGGACGTCATCGGAATCCAGAGACTCTTCGGCCTGCCGCTTCGTCTTGCGAAACAAGTCGATTGCAAGATTCAAGGCGGTTTTATAGAGAAAGGCCCGCGGCTGCAAAATAGGAGCAGATGATTCTTGAGTCATGACACGGAGATATGTTTCCTGTGCGATGTCCATTGCGTGATCCCGCGAGCGCAACTTCAGGGTCAGATAACTTACGAGTTCGTCGTAATATTCTCGGAAAAGGGAATACCGATCCGCTGCGGCCTGATTATCCATGCAGGACCGTGTCAGGTGCAGGGGCGTGGGCCCGGCGTTTGGACGTGATGAAACAGGCGAAGGAAACGGGGGCAGCCGGAGCCGTACCGTCGTCAGAGCCTGGAGGTAGGTGATCGGTGCGCATGGTTTCTGTCCCCTAATGGGATTGAGGCGCCGCCGCACTATACCAGCGGACAATACGGACAGACCATGTTTACTTTCCTGATTCTCGATTAGTTTTCGGGACGATAAACAGGCAGGGAGACGGATCAGGTTGACGTGTTCGATGGCCTTCGATGGTGTATCGGCAGATTCGCAACAGCCCGTGTGAAATATACTGGCGAGCTATGCAGAAGGGGGAGGGGTTGTGTCTTCGATGGCTTTTTTGTGAGCGGCCACGGATTCTTCGAGCATCCGGAGGGATTCGTTCAGCAGGTCGGTGGCGCAGCTCATCGTGGTATGGAACTGTTGCATCGCTTCCTGGACGCGGCCTTCCCGCTGAAGCTCCTGAAACCTCCTGTGTTGCTCATCCAGGATCGCCTGTTTCGCATCGAGCATCAGGCTGTCGACTGAGTTCACCATGACCTCCCATCCACAATTGTGAACGGTAAGGTAACAAAATTCATGGTAGGTGGGCAATTATACGAACGGGTGGTCAAGTGATACGCCAAGTATGCGCTACAAGACATTGTAAAATCGTGGATGTCATCTCAGATGGCAGAATGGGTGACTGCTGATTCACTTCTTGACGCGACCTCTCAGAAGATTTATCTTCCACCGGTGCCGATGTTGAAACAAGGAGAACTCATGCAATTCCCGAAGCTGGTCATGTTTCTGGTCCTCGGTTCCGTCATGGCGGGTTGCTCTACGACGGAATGGGTTCACCCCAACAAGCCGTCGGACGAATATGTGAATGACTACAACAAATGCCAGAATGCCGCGCTTCGCGATCCCAAACTTCAGCAGGGCAGTCAGCTTCTCATCTTGAATGCTACCGAACGTTGTTTGCAGAAAGAGGGGTGGCGCCTGGTCGAAAAATAGCCTGAAAATCCCTCTCCTTTCCATCACTTCACCTCTCATCTCTCGCTCCCTGAGTTCACATCTTTGGAGTTAACACAGTATTTACCGACCGGTGATACGGCCGGAACGGCGAAGCTCTAGAGTTCAGTACATGTGTATGCGCGGAAATTTTAAGAGGCGATTCGAAGTTTTAAGAGGTGATTCAATGATGACCGGCGGAGAGTCATATTCGTATATCTTCCTGATCAGCCTGCTTCTCGCCGTGCCGGTGCGCATGGCCTTAAGAACGCTCCTGACGATGAATGAGCGGATCATCGTTCCCGTCCTACGCATCCGTGATCCGAGCGGTGAATGCCGTGCCATCACGTACATTCGGGGCGTCGTGACGGCCAAGCCGGAAACTCGGCCTCTGCCATATGGGCCTTTGGTGCCCCTCAAGTTTACCCAAACAGGGAGGAATGCATGATCACAGTTGATCAGTTGATGACCCGGCACATCGTGGACATTGCGGCGGGAACTTCAGCCATCGAAGCCGCCAGGTTGATGAAGTCGCGCAAGGTCGGCAGTGTGCTCGTGAGGCGAAACAATGAAGTCATCGGCATCGTGACCGAACCGGATATCGTACGCAAGGTCGTGGGCGCCGAGCGCATTCCGTACTACATCGCGGTAGACGAGATCATGAGCAGCCCCGTCATCGGGATCGATGCCCGGCGGCCCGTCACCGAAGCTGCCGATCTGATGGAGCAGCATGGAACGAGGCATCTTGCCGTGATGAAAGGCGGATCGATCGTCGGCATCTTGTCGGTTCGCGATTTGCTGCATCCCGTGTCAATGGACGAGCTGTGAGGAGGGCGGCGTGGCGTCACGACTGTTGATCAAGAGGACGACCTCATGATGACGGGACCACTCTACACGCAGCCGTCCGTATCTGTCCGACGGTGGCTTCAGTACGGAATGCCGAGTTCCGCCTCGTTCGACATGATGCAGGTATGGGATTACGGCATCCGGTTCACGTTGAGCCTGCTGATCGCGACGATCCTGATCGCCCTGACCGGAGGAGTCGTCAAGACGTTTCTGGATCTTCGATTACTGCTTTCGGACAACCTCGAGGTCGCTCTTCGCCACATTATTGTCGACGCGCTGACCCTGCTGGCCGTCGTCGAGGTGTTGAAGACCACATTGACCTATTGTTCGGACGGGCGTGTGCGGGTCACCTACATTGTGGATACCGTGCTCGTCGTGATGCTGACGGAAATTATCTCGCGCTGGTTCTCAGGAGGGGAATGGCATCAGTTTGCCATGCTGGGCGGCATTATCCTCACGTTGGGAGCGATCCGGATCGCCGCGGTGCGGTACAGCCCTGCCCCCAACGGAGCACCGAACCGGGCGCCACAGGGGGCGGCAACCTTCTTATAAACATGAACAAAAGGATTAAACATGTTGGCGGAATACACTACACAACAAGGTCATAGTTCCAGGCAGAAGGCGACTCACTTGGAGAGAGCAATTTGCTGGCATGTTGAAGAACATTCGGTGGTGAGCCTGGATACCTTGGTCGCATGTTTACCGGAATACAGCTGGAACTGTATTTTTCAGGCGGTGGACTCGCTCGCCCGGCGTGGAGATATCGTGCTGCGACGACACCGGTTTGACTACTCGCTCTTCTCGAGCCATTACGCCGCGTAAGCGGCGCCCCTGCAGTCATTCCTCCCGACAGAGATTTCTCTGCTGACGCACCTGTGCCTTCATGCACCGTTCAGGTCCTGTTGTTCGAGAGCGCAGGCGGGATCGTGTGGCGGATGATCTTTCCTTCTACCATATAGATGACGAGTTCCGACACGTTGGTCGCATGATCGGCGATGCGCTCGATGTATTTACCGATGAACGTCAGCCGGATGGCCCTGGTGATGGTCGTGGGATTTTCGATCATGTACGAGAGCAGTTCACGAAAGAGTTGATGCGTCAGGTTATCGACAAAATCGTCATCGGCCAGCACTTTCCGCGCGAGAACGGCATCCGACCGGATGAAGGCGTCGAGACAGTCGCCCACCATGCGCATCGTCCAGTTGGCCATGCGAGGAATATCGATATACGGTTTGAGCTGCGGCTCTTCGTTCAGTTCGATGACGCGTTCGCAGATATTCTCGGCAAGGTCGCTCATGCGCTCGAGTTCGGTGGAGATTTTCATGGCGGTCGTGACGAAGCGGAGGTCTCCGGCCGCCGGCGCCTGCAGCGCCAGCATCTTCATACACGTGCCGTCGATCTCGACGTCGAGGCTGTTGACCAGCGCGTCCCGCTCAATGACTTGCGAGGCCAGTTGCACGTCCCGTTCGACCAGCGCCTTGATGGACCGTTCGATCTGCTCCTCGACCAGCCCGCCCATCCGCAAAATCAGCTTTTTGAGATCCGCAAGTTCTTCGTCGAAATGTCTGTGCATGCCTACCTCGCCAGATGTCCAGTCAGCCGAAACGCCCCGTGACGTACTCTTCGGTCAGCTTGTTCGAAGGATTGGTGAAGATTTGGCCCGTTCGGTCGCACTCGATCAGGCGGCCTTCGTACATAAAAGCCGTATAGTCCGATACGCGGGCCGCCTGCTGCATGTTATGCGTTACGATAACGATCGTGACTTTCTCTTTGAGCGTGG
This window harbors:
- a CDS encoding sigma-70 family RNA polymerase sigma factor; translated protein: MDNQAAADRYSLFREYYDELVSYLTLKLRSRDHAMDIAQETYLRVMTQESSAPILQPRAFLYKTALNLAIDLFRKTKRQAEESLDSDDVQDALVVEADQHTRAETREQVRQLYEAILELPPRCRQVFLLHKFKDRSHAEIAAHFGISISMVEKHIIKATSFCRERFKDSI
- a CDS encoding cyclic nucleotide-binding/CBS domain-containing protein, with amino-acid sequence MITVDQLMTRHIVDIAAGTSAIEAARLMKSRKVGSVLVRRNNEVIGIVTEPDIVRKVVGAERIPYYIAVDEIMSSPVIGIDARRPVTEAADLMEQHGTRHLAVMKGGSIVGILSVRDLLHPVSMDEL
- a CDS encoding phosphate-starvation-inducible PsiE family protein, with product MMTGPLYTQPSVSVRRWLQYGMPSSASFDMMQVWDYGIRFTLSLLIATILIALTGGVVKTFLDLRLLLSDNLEVALRHIIVDALTLLAVVEVLKTTLTYCSDGRVRVTYIVDTVLVVMLTEIISRWFSGGEWHQFAMLGGIILTLGAIRIAAVRYSPAPNGAPNRAPQGAATFL
- the phoU gene encoding phosphate signaling complex protein PhoU, whose protein sequence is MHRHFDEELADLKKLILRMGGLVEEQIERSIKALVERDVQLASQVIERDALVNSLDVEIDGTCMKMLALQAPAAGDLRFVTTAMKISTELERMSDLAENICERVIELNEEPQLKPYIDIPRMANWTMRMVGDCLDAFIRSDAVLARKVLADDDFVDNLTHQLFRELLSYMIENPTTITRAIRLTFIGKYIERIADHATNVSELVIYMVEGKIIRHTIPPALSNNRT